The following proteins are encoded in a genomic region of Candidatus Leptovillus gracilis:
- a CDS encoding helix-turn-helix domain-containing protein translates to MTVDWITTREAVELSGYHPYHLRRLMRAGTIQSRKFGHVWQISRQSLLDYIQDAESSTDKRKGPKR, encoded by the coding sequence ATGACTGTTGACTGGATTACAACGCGCGAAGCAGTCGAGTTGAGTGGGTATCATCCCTATCATCTTCGACGGCTCATGCGTGCTGGTACTATCCAATCGCGCAAATTCGGTCATGTCTGGCAAATCAGTCGCCAATCCCTATTGGATTACATTCAGGACGCCGAGAGTTCTACCGATAAGCGAAAAGGACCTAAACGGTAG
- a CDS encoding ATP-binding protein, with the protein MNKVWIPGISLLLLLLVACVAPSGGGYLLTPDAAATLSAADAVHRQAANAATAQAAELTRQSAQATQQALMVTQTAVAIATATAQTIAQAQTATTESITVRASEQALSAEATFSAIAAQATGTAVAQAAIAEQHLVEDEARRLALQRQSEAAALEYRQTMNRLKPYFWGGLVLALVILAGGVGYHLYQRSRPITVTDVSGPRVLIPANSWQVLPARPSQRALPAPAEEGETAVTPIPLPPLIHGHILIAGETGSGKSTAMLAVLRRRPQVVVLDPHDTPGSWGNAQVIGGGRDFESIGRYMQQMRLMLSQRYSQRAQGMAQFEPLTVATDEMPAIVAALGRQVDEVWREWLREGRKVGLFFVVSTQSTRVKTLGIRGEGDLLENFNYVLLLGKLAVTQYPDLARPMDWPAILRTNRGIRPVHIERTPAQPTGPQAGNSPIFIAPVPQPTDFADPNNLTETIRERIRQLARELPSQAAVERAVFGYNGGAAYRAVKEVLDTSGNNNSSTTTRTNSHSPLR; encoded by the coding sequence ATGAACAAAGTCTGGATTCCTGGGATTAGTCTGCTCTTGCTGCTGTTGGTCGCGTGCGTCGCGCCATCGGGCGGTGGGTATCTCCTCACACCGGATGCCGCCGCCACCCTGTCAGCCGCCGACGCGGTCCACCGGCAGGCGGCCAATGCCGCCACCGCGCAGGCCGCGGAGTTAACCCGGCAGTCGGCGCAGGCCACCCAACAGGCGTTAATGGTCACGCAAACGGCCGTTGCCATCGCCACCGCTACCGCCCAAACCATCGCCCAAGCGCAAACGGCCACCACCGAATCCATCACCGTGCGGGCCAGCGAACAGGCGTTGTCCGCCGAAGCGACTTTTTCAGCGATTGCGGCCCAGGCGACAGGAACGGCCGTGGCCCAGGCGGCCATCGCCGAACAACATCTGGTCGAAGACGAAGCCCGTAGACTGGCCTTGCAGCGACAATCGGAAGCCGCCGCCCTCGAATACCGGCAAACCATGAACCGCCTCAAACCCTACTTCTGGGGTGGGTTAGTGCTGGCGCTGGTCATCCTGGCAGGCGGCGTGGGCTATCACCTCTACCAACGCTCTCGCCCCATCACCGTCACCGACGTGAGCGGCCCGCGGGTGCTGATTCCGGCCAATAGCTGGCAGGTGTTACCCGCCCGCCCATCCCAACGCGCTTTGCCAGCGCCGGCAGAGGAGGGGGAAACGGCCGTGACCCCCATTCCACTACCCCCATTAATCCACGGCCACATCCTCATCGCCGGCGAAACCGGCAGCGGCAAAAGCACGGCCATGCTCGCCGTCCTGCGCCGACGGCCGCAGGTCGTCGTCCTCGACCCCCACGACACGCCCGGCAGTTGGGGCAACGCCCAGGTCATTGGCGGTGGGCGGGACTTTGAGAGCATCGGCCGTTACATGCAGCAGATGCGCCTCATGCTCAGCCAGCGTTACAGCCAACGGGCGCAGGGAATGGCGCAGTTTGAACCGCTAACCGTCGCCACCGATGAAATGCCGGCCATCGTCGCTGCTCTGGGCCGCCAGGTAGATGAGGTGTGGCGTGAGTGGCTGCGCGAAGGGCGCAAGGTCGGCCTCTTCTTCGTCGTCTCCACCCAAAGTACGCGCGTCAAAACGCTGGGAATCCGCGGTGAAGGCGACTTGCTGGAGAACTTCAACTACGTCCTGCTCCTGGGCAAATTGGCCGTGACCCAATACCCCGACCTGGCGCGTCCCATGGATTGGCCCGCCATCCTGCGCACCAACCGGGGCATCCGCCCCGTCCACATCGAACGAACGCCAGCACAACCTACCGGCCCCCAGGCGGGCAACTCCCCCATCTTCATCGCCCCTGTTCCCCAGCCAACCGACTTCGCCGACCCTAACAATCTCACCGAAACCATTCGGGAACGCATTCGCCAACTGGCGCGGGAACTGCCCAGTCAGGCGGCCGTGGAACGAGCCGTCTTCGGTTACAACGGTGGCGCGGCTTATCGCGCCGTGAAAGAAGTCCTTGATACGAGCGGTAATAACAACAGCTCTACGACGACACGCACCAACTCGCATTCTCCTCTACGGTAG